The proteins below come from a single Malus sylvestris chromosome 3, drMalSylv7.2, whole genome shotgun sequence genomic window:
- the LOC126615896 gene encoding fasciclin-like arabinogalactan protein 12, with translation MMMQQYQPLFSLILLLIFISHSTKTLAQGPAAAPAITSPAAVPLPPANAPSLTSPVAVPAPPANAPAPTGPTNISKILEKAGGFNILIRLLKSTQIDKQLYSQLNNTNSELTLLAPSDGAFSNLGSLNSLSDEQKTQLLQFHLIPDFISTQKFQTISNPVRTQAGDGFEYPLNITTSGNAVNISTGLVNTSISGTVYSDGQLAIYQVDSVLQPYGVFAPKPPPPTPAPAPALAEEKPKKKPSHQVPVAEVKSGAVPTLKIPKINGIVSIGVTLLAAAAMNFL, from the coding sequence ATGATGATGCAACAGTATCAGCCTCTCTTCTCACTCATACTCCTACTCATCTTCATTTCCCACTCCACCAAAACCCTAGCCCAAGGCCCTGCTGCTGCCCCAGCAATAACCAGCCCTGCGGCCGTTCCGTTACCACCAGCAAACGCCCCGTCACTCACCAGCCCGGTGGCCGTTCCGGCACCACCAGCCAACGCCCCAGCGCCAACAGGCCCAACCAACATCTCCAAAATCCTTGAAAAGGCAGGAGGCTTCAACATCTTAATCCGCCTCCTAAAAAGCACCCAAATCGATAAACAGCTCTACAGCCAGCTCAACAACACCAACAGTGAATTGACACTTTTAGCCCCTTCCGACGGCGCCTTCTCAAACCTCGGATCCCTGAACTCCCTCAGCGATGAACAAAAAACCCAGCTCTTGCAATTCCATCTAATCCCAGATTTCATCAGTACCCAAAAGTTCCAAACTATAAGCAATCCGGTGAGAACCCAAGCTGGAGACGGCTTCGAGTACCCGCTAAACATCACCACATCAGGCAATGCAGTGAACATCTCAACTGGCCTTGTCAACACTTCAATCTCAGGCACTGTCTATTCTGATGGTCAGTTGGCTATTTACCAAGTTGACAGTGTGCTCCAACCTTACGGTGTTTTTGCTCCCAAGCCTCCCCCGCCAACACCGGCACCAGCACCAGCTCTTGCGGAAGAGAAGCCTAAGAAGAAGCCATCTCATCAAGTCCCAGTTGCTGAAGTGAAGTCTGGTGCTGTGCCTACACTGAAAATCCCCAAGATTAATGGCATTGTCTCTATTGGAGTTACATTATTAGCTGCTGCAGCTATGAACTTTTTGTGA
- the LOC126615897 gene encoding fasciclin-like arabinogalactan protein 12, whose amino-acid sequence MMKQQYQPLFSLTLLLIFLSHCAKTLAQGPAAAPAITSPAAVPVPPANAPALTSPAAIPAPPANAPAPPGPTNVTKILEKAGGFNVLIRLLKTTQVDNQLYGQLNKSSTEFTLLAPSDSAFSKLKGGSMNSLSVEQKVKLLQFHLIPDYLTTQNFQTVSNPVRTQVGNGFDYPLNITTSGKTVNISTGLVNTSISDTVYSDGQLAIYQVDSVLQPYGIFAPKLRLPSPASAPGEEQPKEEPSLDPVAEVKSGAVPTLNVAKINGIVSIGVALLAAAAINFL is encoded by the coding sequence atgatgaagcaaCAATATCAGCCTCTCTTCTCACTCACACTCCTACTCATCTTCCTCTCCCATTGCGCCAAAACCCTAGCCCAAGGCCCTGCTGCTGCCCCGGCAATCACCAGCCCAGCGGCCGTTCCGGTACCACCAGCCAACGCCCCGGCACTAACCAGCCCGGCGGCCATTCCGGCACCACCAGCCAACGCCCCAGCGCCACCAGGCCCAACCAACGTCACCAAAATCCTTGAAAAGGCAGGAGGCTTCAACGTCTTAATCCGCCTTCTAAAAACCACCCAAGTCGATAACCAGCTCTACGGCCAGCTCAACAAATCCAGCACTGAATTTACACTTTTAGCCCCGTCCGACAGCGCCTTCTCTAAACTCAAAGGTGGATCCATGAACTCGCTCAGCGTTGAACAAAAAGTCAAGCTCTTGCAATTCCATCTAATCCCAGATTACCTCACTACCCAAAACTTCCAAACTGTGAGCAATCCGGTGAGAACCCAAGTCGGAAACGGTTTCGATTACCCGCTAAACATCACCACATCAGGCAAGACAGTGAACATTTCAACTGGCCTTGTCAACACTTCAATCTCAGACACTGTCTACTCTGATGGTCAATTGGCTATTTACCAAGTTGACAGTGTGCTCCAACCCTATGGTATTTTTGCTCCCAAGCTTCGGCTGCCGTCACCGGCATCCGCTCCTGGAGAAGAACAGCCTAAGGAGGAGCCTTCTCTTGACCCTGTTGCTGAAGTGAAGTCTGGTGCTGTGCCTACACTGAATGTCGCCAAGATTAATGGCATTGTCTCTATTGGAGTTGCATTATTAGCTGCTGCAGCTATAAACTTTTTGTGA
- the LOC126615892 gene encoding hyphally-regulated protein-like: MARITMSHILVALFVILVSMEAAFVMGQGKGNGNGNGSGNGNGNGNGNGNSNGNGNGNGDGNGNGSGNGNGNGNGNGNGSGNGNGNGNGNGNSNGNDNGNGNGNGNGNGNGNGNGNGNKADEAAVSNYDVLTPVGSGQERGFCKAKGACYYKTLTCPSECPQRKPKKNKKNKGCFINCGSKCEATCKFRKAKCDGYGSLCYDPRFVGGDGVMFYFHGAKGGNFAIVSDTNLQINAHFIGTRPTGRTRDFTWVQAFAVMFDSHTLVIAAKRVSKWDDKVDAFMVKWDDKVVTIPTDGDAEWRTNGEDREVIVERTDETNYVRVTVAGLVEMDIRVRPIGEEENKVHNYQVPADDTFAHLETQFRFTNLSDLVEGVLGKTYRPGYVSPVKIGVPMPMVGGEDKYKTSSLFSPLCKVCRFQKQPELAAAGGIAQY, from the exons ATGGCTAGGATTACAATGTCGCATATTTTGGTGGCTCTTTTCGTCATCCTTGTTTCGATGGAAGCCGCCTTCGTTATGGGGCAAGGCAAGGGGAACGGGAACGGGAACGGGAGCGGAAATGGGAACGGCAACGGCAATGGTAATGGCAATAGCAATGGCAATGGAAATGGCAACGGCGACGGAAATGGCAACGGCAGCGGAAATGGCAATGGGAACGGAAACGGCAATGGGAACGGGAGCGGAAATGGGAACGGCAACGGCAATGGTAATGGCAATAGCAATGGAAATGACAATGGCAACGGCAATGGCAATGGCAATGGCAACGGGAATGGGAATGGAAACGGCAATGGTAATAAAGCCGATGAGGCTGCTGTTTCCAATTATGACGTGTTGACACCAGTGGGATCCGGGCAGGAGCGAGGGTTCTGTAAAGCAAAGGGGGCTTGCTATTACAAGACTCTTACGTGCCCATCTGAATGCCCTCAGAGAAAGccgaagaagaacaagaagaacaagGGTTGTTTCATTAACTGCGGTAGCAAGTGTGAAGCTACTTGCAAGT TTAGGAAAGCCAAGTGTGATGGATATGGCTCTCTGTGCTACGATCCCAGGTTTGTTGGCGGTGACGGTGTGATGTTCTACTTCCATGGAGCCAAGGGCGGAAACTTTGCCATTGTTTCAGACACCAACCTCCAAATCAACGCACACTTCATCGGGACTCGACCAACAGGAAGGACCCGCGATTTCACATGGGTTCAGGCTTTCGCAGTGATGTTTGACTCTCACACCCTTGTCATCGCAGCAAAGAGGGTATCAAAGTGGGATGACAAAGTTGATGCTTTCATGGTAAAGTGGGATGACAAAGTTGTGACCATCCCCACTGATGGAGACGCCGAATGGAGGACTAACGGTGAAGATAGAGAGGTAATCGTCGAAAGAACTGATGAAACCAACTACGTTAGGGTTACAGTGGCCGGTCTCGTGGAAATGGACATTAGGGTTAGACCTATTGGAGAAGAGGAAAACAAGGTCCATAACTACCAAGTACCAGCTGATGACACATTTGCTCACTTGGAGACACAGTTCAGATTTACCAATTTATCCGATCTTGTGGAGGGAGTTTTGGGCAAGACTTACCGCCCAGGTTACGTTAGCCCGGTCAAAATCGGAGTCCCGATGCCGATGGTTGGTGGGGAGGACAAGTACAAAACTTCATCCCTCTTTTCTCCTCTCTGCAAGGTTTGCAGGTTCCAGAAACAGCCTGAGCTTGCAGCTGCTGGAGGAATTGCTCAGTACTGa
- the LOC126615901 gene encoding DNA polymerase II subunit B3-1 has translation MATPKKDIPPNKTKEAKKPSTKSPPPKKNQQTKKPTTAKVKTPEKKKLSSAKKSTNINKITSNGNARESDVEAVPSPSSESRRGAEQNGGKFTKTPTPKSKKGTEKGKRKREGEVADEEEVKAYTFPMERVRRIIRSEYSDLRISNDAVFLINKATEKFLEKFCEESHACCVKDRRKAIAYKHLATVVSKRKRYDFLSDYVPEKVKAEDALAKRKLAEAKAG, from the exons ATGGCGACCCCCAAAAAGGACATACCGCCAAATAAAACCAAAGAAGCAAAGAAGCCGAGCACCAAATCCCCACCGCCGAAGAAAAACCAGCAAACAAAGAAGCCGACCACCGCCAAGGTAAAAACCCCTGAGAAAAAGAAGCTGAGCAGCGCCAAGAAATCCACCAACATAAACAAGATCACCAGCAACGGAAATGCGAGAGAATCCGACGTAGAGGCGGTTCCGTCGCCGAGCTCCGAGTCCCGGAGAGGCGCAGAGCAGAATGGGGGTAAATTTACGAAAACGCCCACCCCGAAGTCGAAGAAGGGCACGGAGAAAGGAAAGCGAAAGCGAGAGGGGGAGGTCGCAGATGAAGAGGAGGTGAAGGCGTATACGTTTCCGATGGAACGTGTGAGAAGGATTATCAGAAGCGAGTATTCGGATTTGCGGATTAGCAACGACGCCGTTTTCCTCATCAACAAAGCCACC GAGAAGTTTCTGGAGAAGTTCTGTGAAGAATCACATGCGTGCTGTGTTAAGGACCGGAGGAAGGCTATTGCTTACAAGCACCTAG CCACAGTTGTTTCTAAACGAAAGAGATACGACTTCCTTTCAG ATTACGTTCCGGAGAAGGTAAAAGCCGAGGATGCATTGGCAAAGAGAAAGTTAGCCGAAGCAAAAGCAGGGTAG
- the LOC126615889 gene encoding beta-galactosidase 8-like, producing the protein MRILVVVLVLGVLATASYCATVTYDHRALVIDGKRRVLVSGSIHYPRSTPEMWPDLIQKSKDGGLDVIETYVFWNLHEPVQGQYDFGGRKDLVKFVKTVAEAGLYVHLRIGPYVCAEWNYGGFPLWLHFIPRIQLRTDNEPFKAEMQRFTAKIVDMMKKEKLYASQGGPIILSQIENEYGNIDQAYGAAAQTYIKWAASMAVSLDTGVPWVMCQQADAPASVISTCNGFYCDQWTPRLPEKRPKMWTENWSGWFLSFGGAVPQRPVEDLAFAVARFFQKGGTFQNYYMYHGGTNFGRSAGGPFIATSYDYDAPIDEYGFLRQPKWGHLKDVHKAVKLCEEAMVATDPKNSSLGPNVEATVYQTGSACAAFLSNSDTKSDATVTFNGNSYQLPAWSVSILPDCKNVVLNTAKINSAAMIPSFMHHSVIDDIDSSEALGSGWSWINEPVGISKKDAFARVGLLEQINTTADKSDYLWYSLSIDVTSSDTFLEAGSQTVLHVESLGHALHAFINGKPAGSGTGSASNPTVSVEIPVTFASGKNTIDLLSLTVGLQNYGAFFDKTGAGITGPVQLKGLKNGTTIDLSSQRWTYQIGLQGEDLDFPSGSSSQWVSQPTLPKKQPLTWYKATFNAPDGSNPVALDFTGMGKGEAWVNGQSIGRYWPTNISPTSGCPDSCDFRGPYNSDKCRKNCGKPSQELYHVPRSWLKPSDNTLVLFEEIGGDPTQISFATRQIESLCSHVSESHLSPVDTWSSDSKVGRKLGPVLSLECPFPNQVISSIKFASYGKPQGTCGSFSHGQCKSSSALSIVTKACVGSKSCSVEVSVKTFGDPCNGVAKSLAVEASCR; encoded by the exons ATGAGGATTTTAGTGGTGGTTTTGGTGCTCGGAGTTCTGGCGACGGCGTCGTATTGCGCCACCGTGACATACGACCACAGGGCGCTGGTGATTGATGGGAAGCGCCGAGTTTTGGTGTCTGGCTCCATTCACTATCCTCGCAGCACTCCTGAG ATGTGGCCGGACCTTATCCAAAAATCGAAAGACGGAGGCTTGGACGTGATCGAGACCTACGTCTTCTGGAACTTGCACGAACCAGTTCAAGGCCAG TATGATTTTGGGGGAAGAAAAGATTTGGTTAAATTTGTGAAGACAGTAGCAGAAGCTGGCCTTTATGTGCACCTTCGAATAGGTCCATATGTGTGCGCAGAATGGAACTATGG TGGCTTTCCTCTTTGGTTGCATTTCATACCCCGAATTCAATTGCGAACGGACAATGAGCCGTTCaag GCAGAAATGCAGCGGTTCACGGCAAAAATTGTTGAtatgatgaagaaggagaagcttTATGCATCTCAGGGAGGACCCATCATTTTATCCCAG ATTGAAAACGAGTATGGTAACATTGATCAAGCATATGGGGCTGCTGCCCAAACCTATATTAAGTGGGCAGCAAGCATGGCTGTGTCTTTGGATACAGGGGTTCCCTGGGTCATGTGTCAGCAAGCCGACGCTCCTGCATCTGTG ATCAGCACTTGCAATGGATTTTATTGTGATCAATGGACCCCAAGACTTCCTGAAAAGAGACCCAAAATGTGGACCGAGAATTGGAGTGGATG gTTTCTTTCCTTTGGTGGTGCTGTGCCTCAAAGACCAGTGGAAGACCTCGCATTTGCCGTAGCACGCTTCTTTCAGAAAGGTGGAACTTTCCAAAATTATTATATG TACCATGGCGGGACTAACTTTGGGCGGAGTGCTGGTGGACCCTTTATTGCTACAAGTTATGACTACGATGCTCCAATTGATGAGTATG GATTTCTTAGGCAACCTAAGTGGGGTCACCTAAAAGATGTGCATAAGGCCGTAAAGCTTTGTGAAGAAGCAATGGTGGCCACTGACCCAAAAAATTCTTCTCTTGGTCCAAACGTGGAG GCAACTGTTTACCAAACAGGATCAGCATGTGCTGCGTTTCTTTCCAATTCTGACACTAAATCTGATGCCACTGTGACGTTCAATGGAAATTCTTATCAGTTGCCTGCATGGTCTGTGAGCATCTTACCAGACTGCAAAAATGTAGTGCTTAACACTGCAAAG ATTAACTCTGCTGCCATGATTCCGAGCTTCATGCATCACTCGGTGATAGATGATATTGATTCCTCTGAAGCATTGGGCTCAGGCTGGAGTTGGATAAATGAACCAGTTGGTATCTCAAAGAAGGATGCATTTGCCagagttggattgttggagcaaaTAAATACCACAGCTGATAAAAGTGACTATTTATGGTACTCTTTAAG CATTGATGTCACAAGTTCTGATACGTTCCTTGAAGCTGGGTCTCAAACTGTTCTTCATGTGGAATCACTTGGCCATGCCCTTCATGCGTTTATTAATGGAAAGCCTGCAG GGAGTGGAACAGGCAGCGCTAGCAATCCCACGGTTTCTGTGGAGATCCCTGTAACATTTGCATCTGGGAAGAACACAATTGATCTTCTGAGTTTGACTGTTGGCCTTCAG AACTATGGAGCTTTTTTTGACAAAACAGGTGCTGGGATCACTGGTCCTGTACAGCTGAAAGGCTTGAAAAATGGCACTACTATTGATCTCTCATCTCAGCGGTGGACATATCAA ATTGGACTTCAAGGGGAAGACTTGGATTTTCCCAGTGGAAGTTCTTCTCAGTGGGTTTCACAACCTACCTTGCCCAAGAAACAACCCTTGACATGGTACAAG GCAACATTTAATGCTCCTGATGGCAGTAACCCTGTTGCACTAGACTTTACAGGGATGGGAAAGGGTGAAGCATGGGTGAACGGACAAAGTATTGGGCGGTACTGGCCGACCAACATTTCTCCAACTAGTGGTTGCCCTGATTCTTGTGATTTCAGGGGACCTTATAACTCCGACAAATGCAGAAAGAACTGTGGCAAGCCATCTCAGGAATT GTACCACGTGCCTCGTTCATGGTTGAAACCAAGTGACAATACTCTTGTCCTGTTTGAGGAAATTGGGGGTGATCCAACGCAGATATCTTTTGCTACCAGACAGATTGAAAGTTTGTGCTCACATGTATCGGAGTCTCACCTGTCACCTGTAGATACATGGAGTTCAGATTCAAAAGTGGGAAGGAAGTTAGGGCCTGTGCTATCACTTGAGTGCCCATTTCCTAACCAGGTCATTTCTTCAATCAAATTTGCAAGTTACGGAAAACCTCAAGGGACTTGTGGGAGCTTTAGCCATGGCCAATGCAAGAGCAGTAGCGCTCTATCCATTGTAACGAAG GCTTGTGTTGGATCCAAGAGCTGTAGCGTTGAAGTCTCGGTTAAAACATTCGGTGACCCATGTAATGGAGTAGCAAAGAGTTTAGCAGTAGAAGCATCCTGTAGATAG
- the LOC126615890 gene encoding probable catabolite repression protein creC: MFNNGYANNKNCLSPMPSASSSTTATPQTTSSSSSGTTNSQTQSLIKAYFKTPEGRYKLHSEKTRPPNLLPYSYAKSISQVTVAQLKDKPSSHPTLTPSFSTTGVRSAAARLLGGSGGKALNFVGGSGYSRTSNGSSRYAHFGGSNGTHHAVNSNLGGKGSFLVFNVGDTVYISDLNSPDKDPIKSLHFSNSNPVCHAFDSEAKDGHDLLIGLSSGDIYSASLRQQLQDSGKKLVGAHHYNKEGAVTSSRCTSVAWVPKGNGTFVAAHADGNLYVYEKSKESAGDSSFPAIKDHTQFSVAHARSSKSNPISRWHICQGSINSIVYSADGANLATVGRDGYLRVFDYSKEQLVFGGKSYYGALLCCSWSPDGKYILTGGEEDLVTVWSMEDRKVVAWGEGHNSWVSGVAFDSYWSPPSSDDTEENIVYRFGSVGQDTKLLLWDLPMDEIVVPLRRSSLGGSPTFSTGSQSSHWDSVYPIGTLQPAPSMRDIPKLSPLVSHCVHSEPLSGLLFTEDAILTASWEGHVKIWMRPGEPETKTNAEALLGASPKDQLLTGKGYTEPAKSKPFTESKSNNPQSLLGATSKEQQPLTGKGGAFNFKEISKSSRLGYLP, encoded by the exons ATGTTCAACAACGGGTACGCCAACAACAAAAACTGCCTGAGCCCGATGCCGTCGGCATCATCGTCAACGACGGCGACGCCCCAAACGacgtcgtcttcttcttctggcaCAACAAATTCCCAGACCCAATCTCTGATAAAGGCGTATTTCAAAACCCCAGAAGGCCGATACAAACTTCACTCGGAGAAGACTCGGCCGCCCAACCTCCTCCCCTACTCGTACGCCAAGTCAATTTCTCAG GTGACGGTAGCGCAGCTGAAGGACAAGCCTAGCAGCCATCCTACGCTGACGCCGAGTTTCAGCACCACCGGGGTGCGGTCGGCGGCGGCGAGGCTGTTGGGAGGAAGCGGGGGCAAAGCTCTAAACTTTGTGGGAGGGAGTGGATATAGCAGAACCAGCAATGGGAGTAGCAGGTATGCTCATTTCGGCGGGTCGAATGGGACCCACCACGCTGTTAACTCGAATCTCGGCGGTAAAGGGtcgtttttggttttcaatgttgGGGATACTGTTTATATCAGTGATCTCAATTCGCCTGATAAG GATCCTATTAAGTCGTTGCATTTTAGCAATTCGAACCCAGTGTGCCATGCTTTTGATTCCGAGGCCAAGGACGGGCATGACTTGCTTATTGGATTGAGCTCTGGAGATA TTTATTCCGCGTCTTTGAGGCAGCAATTGCAAGATTCTGGAAAGAAGCTTGTTGGTGCCCATCATTATAACAAAGAAGGTGCTGTCACTAGCAG CCGGTGTACCAGTGTTGCATGGGTTCCTAAAGGGAATGGTACCTTTGTTGCTGCTCATGCTGATGGAAATTTGTATGTCTATGAGAAG AGTAAGGAAAGTGCTGGTGATTCTTCTTTCCCAGCTATAAAGGATCATACTCAATTTTCGGTGGCTCATGCAAGATCCAGTAAG AGTAATCCAATTTCCAGATGGCATATTTGCCAAGGTTCAATAAACAGCATTGTTTACTCAGCAGATGGGGCAAATTTGGCAACCGTCGGTAGAGATG GCTATTTGCGAGTATTTGACTACTCAAAAGAACAACTAGTATTTGGTGGCAAGAGTTATTATGGTGCTCTTCTGTGTTGCTCTTGGAg TCCGGATGGGAAATACATTTTGACAGGAGGGGAAGAGGATCTTGTTACCGTGTGGAGCATGGAAGATAGAAAAGTAGTAGCTTGGGGTGAAGGGCACAACTCATGG GTCAGTGGTGTTGCTTTTGATTCATATTGGTCACCACCAAGTTCAGATGACACGGAAGAAAATATTGTTTACCGTTTTGGTTCTGTGGGTCAG GACACAAAATTGCTCCTATGGGACCTGCCAATGGATGAGATTGTAGTGCCACTTCGCCGAAGTTCACTTGGTGGATCTCCAACATTCAGCACAGGTAGCCAGTCATCCCATTGGGACAGCGTTTACCCTATTGGCACTCTTCAACCTGCTCCCAGCATGCGGGACATTCCAAAGCTCTCCCCACTGGTGTCCCACTGCGTTCATTCTGAGCCCCTATCCGGATTACTTTTCACAGAGGATGCTATTCTCACCGCATCTTGGGAGGGGCATGTGAAAATTTGGATGAGACCCGGTGAGCCTGAAACTAAAACAAACGCAGAAGCCCTGCTAGGTGCTAGTCCGAAGGACCAACTCCTCACAGGCAAAGGTTACACAGAACCGGCAAAAAGCAAGCCATTCACTGAAAGTAAATCAAACAACCCACAATCCCTGCTCGGCGCTACTTCAAAGGAGCAACAACCACTGACAGGCAAAGGTGGCGCTTTTAATTTCAAGGAAATATCGAAAAGCAGTCGATTGGGGTACCTTCCGTAG